One region of Microbacterium rhizosphaerae genomic DNA includes:
- a CDS encoding DUF4184 family protein: MPFTPSHAVVALPFAHSVPGLSAAVAVGAMTPDLPLFIRRLPVTYAMTHSWSWLPLTVVLAAALLALWWMVLRPAVRELSPKPLAERMPAEWDGRVGLARPLVAVPILILGLAIGVATHIAWDGFTHEGRPGVVALGWDALWGPLPAYKWMQYGSSVVGLAVLALAAGLWLRPRLRSHVARALPEVVRIVWWLSLPVALAAASAVGLVAMGPLTPRFTAQHLAYRVLPPAVALWALFSVGLCVAVQVRRRALAVAARAGAEGRSA, from the coding sequence ATGCCGTTCACTCCGAGTCACGCCGTGGTCGCCCTCCCGTTCGCGCACTCGGTGCCCGGCCTCTCGGCCGCCGTCGCGGTCGGCGCGATGACCCCGGATCTCCCGCTGTTCATCCGCCGGCTTCCGGTGACCTACGCGATGACGCACAGCTGGTCGTGGCTCCCGCTCACGGTCGTGCTCGCCGCCGCTCTGCTCGCCCTGTGGTGGATGGTCCTCCGACCCGCCGTGCGGGAGCTGTCGCCGAAGCCGCTCGCCGAGCGGATGCCGGCGGAGTGGGACGGCCGCGTCGGGCTCGCGCGCCCGCTCGTCGCCGTCCCGATCCTGATCCTCGGCCTCGCCATCGGTGTGGCGACCCACATCGCCTGGGACGGGTTCACGCACGAGGGCCGTCCCGGCGTGGTGGCGCTCGGATGGGATGCCCTGTGGGGGCCGCTGCCCGCGTACAAGTGGATGCAGTACGGTTCCTCGGTCGTGGGCCTCGCCGTTCTCGCGCTGGCTGCCGGGCTCTGGCTTCGTCCTCGCCTCCGGTCTCACGTGGCACGCGCTCTGCCGGAGGTCGTCCGCATCGTGTGGTGGCTGTCGCTGCCTGTGGCGCTCGCGGCGGCGTCGGCGGTCGGACTGGTCGCGATGGGGCCGCTCACGCCACGATTCACCGCGCAGCATCTGGCGTATCGGGTGCTGCCGCCGGCCGTGGCGCTGTGGGCGCTGTTCTCCGTGGGGCTGTGCGTCGCGGTCCAGGTGCGTCGTCGCGCGCTCGCCGTAGCCGCGCGCGCTGGGGCAGAAGGGCGTTCGGCGTGA
- a CDS encoding DUF1116 domain-containing protein, whose translation MSTVSADAAASRVAGIFDRPLSAINIGASMFADDIRSQGAAVSDLDWTPPGGGRPDVVAALSTLARADLSERIEAANADAVNRIITSQPVLVGFGQAIDVVPGMTKKTILHAGPPIEFERMAGTMKGAVTGALVFEGLAQDLDEAFELAASGEIDFSPCHEHQTVGSMAGVTSASMFMHVVENRPYGNHAYTNLSEQLAKILRMGANDRSVIDRLTWMRDVFGPILRDAMVSAKEIDLRMMLAQALQMGDEAHNRNNAGTTLLIQALAPHILDSGFSTKDKQDVFTFVASSDYFSGPTWMAASKAAMDAAHDIEYSTIVTTMCRNGVEFGIRVSGLGQQNWFTGPAQYIEGPLFPGFTKDDRGRDIGDSAITETYGIGGFAMAAAPAIVPLVGGTVEEAIGYSRTMMEITTATNPNLTIPILGFRGTATGIDVRKVEETGILPIINTAIAHKDPGIGMIGAGLTHPPIEAFHAATLALADKYR comes from the coding sequence ATGAGCACCGTGAGCGCAGACGCGGCCGCGAGCCGGGTCGCCGGAATCTTCGACCGCCCGCTGTCGGCGATCAACATCGGCGCGTCGATGTTCGCCGACGACATCCGGTCGCAGGGTGCTGCCGTGAGCGACCTCGACTGGACGCCCCCGGGCGGCGGGCGACCGGACGTCGTCGCGGCGCTCTCGACGCTCGCGCGGGCCGACCTCTCGGAGCGGATCGAGGCGGCCAACGCCGATGCCGTGAACCGCATCATCACCTCTCAGCCCGTGCTCGTCGGCTTCGGCCAGGCGATCGACGTCGTCCCGGGCATGACGAAGAAGACGATCCTGCACGCCGGTCCGCCGATCGAGTTCGAGCGGATGGCGGGCACCATGAAGGGCGCCGTGACCGGCGCGCTGGTGTTCGAGGGGCTCGCCCAGGATCTCGATGAGGCCTTCGAACTCGCCGCCTCGGGCGAGATCGACTTCTCCCCGTGCCACGAGCACCAGACGGTCGGCTCGATGGCCGGCGTGACGAGCGCATCGATGTTCATGCACGTCGTGGAGAACCGCCCGTACGGAAACCACGCGTACACGAACCTGTCGGAGCAGCTCGCGAAGATCCTGCGGATGGGCGCCAACGACCGGTCGGTCATCGACCGCCTCACCTGGATGCGCGACGTCTTCGGGCCGATCCTGCGCGACGCCATGGTGTCCGCGAAGGAGATCGACCTGCGCATGATGCTCGCCCAGGCGCTGCAGATGGGCGATGAGGCACACAACCGCAACAACGCCGGAACGACTCTGCTCATCCAGGCCCTCGCGCCGCACATCCTGGACTCCGGCTTCTCGACCAAGGACAAGCAGGACGTCTTCACGTTCGTCGCATCCTCGGACTACTTCTCCGGTCCCACCTGGATGGCGGCCTCGAAGGCGGCGATGGATGCTGCGCACGACATCGAGTACTCGACCATCGTCACGACGATGTGCCGCAACGGTGTCGAGTTCGGCATCCGGGTCTCCGGGCTCGGCCAGCAGAACTGGTTCACCGGGCCTGCGCAGTACATCGAGGGCCCGCTGTTCCCCGGTTTCACGAAGGACGACCGCGGCCGCGACATCGGCGACTCCGCCATCACCGAGACCTACGGCATCGGCGGATTCGCGATGGCGGCGGCGCCCGCGATCGTTCCGCTGGTCGGCGGCACGGTGGAGGAGGCAATCGGATATTCGCGCACGATGATGGAGATCACCACGGCGACGAACCCGAACCTGACGATCCCGATCCTCGGCTTCCGCGGGACGGCGACGGGCATCGACGTCCGCAAGGTCGAGGAGACCGGCATCCTCCCGATCATCAACACCGCCATCGCCCACAAGGACCCGGGTATCGGCATGATCGGCGCGGGGCTGACGCATCCCCCGATCGAGGCGTTCCACGCGGCCACCCTCGCGCTGGCGGACAAGTACCGGTGA
- a CDS encoding TlyA family RNA methyltransferase yields the protein MTERLDTALAARGLARSRTHAATMIADGLVTVDGQPVVKASHRVAEDAVLEVAASDHYVSRAAHKLIAGLDAFHVPVMGRVALDMGASTGGFTQVLRERGADPVIAVDVGHGQLAASVALDSGVVNIEGFNVRDMTRESLAAASGIASTPDLVTGDLSFISLTHILPAARRTATDDADFVLLVKPQFEAGRTAVKGGLVTNAAVRSDAVMGVLWAAWDLGLGTRGVIASPIAGTHGNAEFVARFRAGDGGNPTEWSDIVNRLAGA from the coding sequence ATGACCGAACGTCTCGATACCGCTCTCGCGGCTCGCGGCCTGGCGCGGTCGCGCACGCACGCCGCCACGATGATCGCGGACGGTCTCGTCACGGTGGACGGGCAGCCCGTGGTCAAAGCATCCCATCGTGTCGCGGAGGACGCCGTCCTCGAGGTGGCAGCATCCGATCACTACGTGAGCCGGGCCGCCCACAAGCTGATCGCCGGGCTCGATGCGTTCCACGTTCCCGTCATGGGTCGGGTCGCGCTCGACATGGGCGCGTCCACCGGCGGGTTCACCCAGGTGCTGCGCGAGCGGGGCGCGGACCCCGTCATCGCCGTGGACGTCGGGCACGGGCAGCTGGCTGCATCCGTCGCCCTCGATTCCGGCGTCGTGAACATCGAGGGCTTCAACGTCCGCGACATGACGCGCGAATCCCTGGCCGCGGCGAGCGGCATCGCATCCACTCCCGACCTCGTCACGGGCGACCTGTCGTTCATCTCGCTGACGCACATCCTTCCTGCCGCGCGACGGACCGCGACCGACGATGCGGATTTCGTGCTGCTGGTCAAGCCGCAGTTCGAGGCGGGGCGCACCGCGGTGAAGGGCGGGCTCGTGACGAATGCGGCCGTGCGGTCGGACGCGGTGATGGGCGTGCTGTGGGCGGCATGGGACCTCGGCCTCGGGACACGCGGCGTCATCGCGTCGCCCATCGCGGGCACGCACGGCAACGCCGAGTTCGTGGCTCGCTTCCGGGCCGGCGACGGCGGCAATCCGACAGAATGGTCAGACATCGTGAACAGACTGGCAGGGGCGTGA
- a CDS encoding NAD kinase, which translates to MGSDIRNILVVAHALRDDTREAAERVIDALESAGARAVVAADDREVLVDERPELARLATLGVDVAVEDIELAIVLGGDGTILRAAELVRGGTAPVLGVNMGHVGFLAEIERDDLDDAVRRVIARDYRVEERLALSVRVKDAAGTILYETWALNEATVEKASRERMLEVVMEIDGLPLSSFGCDGVVVSTPTGSTAYNFSAGGPIIWPTVEAIAIVPLSAHALFAEPLVVGPEAAVAIEVLERTNGTGILWCDGRRSHELPPGARVVVRRSPTPVRLARLHPVAFTDRLVRKFRLPVDGWRGPATGTLPALRRERAAGELS; encoded by the coding sequence ATGGGGTCCGACATCAGGAACATCCTGGTCGTCGCGCACGCGCTGCGCGACGACACGCGTGAAGCGGCGGAGCGTGTGATCGATGCGCTCGAATCGGCCGGTGCACGAGCTGTCGTCGCTGCCGACGATCGCGAGGTGCTGGTGGATGAGCGCCCCGAGCTGGCGCGTCTGGCCACGCTGGGCGTCGATGTCGCGGTCGAGGACATCGAGCTGGCCATCGTGCTCGGCGGCGATGGCACGATCCTTCGCGCTGCCGAGTTGGTCCGCGGCGGCACCGCGCCCGTCCTCGGCGTGAACATGGGCCACGTCGGGTTCCTCGCAGAGATCGAGCGAGACGACCTGGACGATGCCGTGCGTCGTGTCATCGCCCGCGACTACCGCGTCGAGGAGCGTCTCGCGCTCAGCGTGCGGGTCAAGGACGCCGCGGGCACGATCTTGTACGAGACGTGGGCGCTCAACGAGGCCACCGTCGAGAAGGCGAGCCGCGAGCGGATGCTCGAGGTCGTCATGGAGATCGACGGACTTCCGCTGTCGAGCTTCGGATGCGACGGCGTCGTCGTCTCCACCCCGACCGGCTCGACCGCCTACAACTTCTCCGCCGGTGGTCCGATCATCTGGCCGACGGTGGAGGCGATCGCCATCGTCCCGCTCTCGGCCCACGCGCTCTTCGCCGAGCCTCTTGTCGTCGGCCCGGAGGCGGCCGTCGCGATCGAAGTGCTCGAGCGCACGAACGGCACCGGCATCCTGTGGTGCGACGGTCGGCGGTCGCACGAGCTTCCGCCCGGCGCGCGCGTGGTCGTGCGGCGGTCCCCGACGCCGGTGCGGCTGGCACGACTGCATCCCGTCGCCTTCACCGACCGGCTGGTGCGCAAGTTCAGGCTGCCGGTCGACGGCTGGCGCGGACCTGCGACGGGCACGCTCCCGGCCCTGCGCCGCGAGCGTGCCGCGGGAGAGCTCTCGTGA
- the fdrA gene encoding acyl-CoA synthetase FdrA: MPTRSLIKPNTYIDSVSLMAISTKAGQLDGVVNAVAAMATPMNKDILTNQGLITPEIEDATPGDLVLIVVTDGDEAGADAALDGLIALLDRKPSGDTAEVAYRTIASAAAGLPDANIAVISVNGEYAAHEADKALDAGLNVMLFSDNVSVADEIALKRKAHGAGLLVMGPDCGTAIINGVSLCFANEVRRGRVGIVAASGTGAQELSVRIHDFTAGVSQLIGTGGRDLSAEVGAIMMLDGIDALDADAGTDVIVVISKPPATEVATAVLDRLAASGKPAVACFLGAGDELKRAGEERGIPVFDRTKPAALAAVAAAGVREESLDLHPLNLPLIAEVQAKLKPEQKYIRGLFCGGTLCDEAMFLALERYTDVYSNIQKDPARKLTGSDASRAHTFLDFGEDEFTNGKPHPMIDPSNRIERFAVEAADPEVGVIVMDFVLGYGANPDPVGVMLPAIVEGKRAAEAQGRHLEVLAYVLGTPEDAQDFDEQVRKLTEAGVTWASSSTNTGLLAREFVSKGENA; the protein is encoded by the coding sequence ATGCCGACGCGCTCACTCATCAAACCGAACACGTACATCGACTCGGTGTCGCTCATGGCGATCTCGACCAAGGCGGGTCAGCTCGACGGCGTGGTCAACGCGGTCGCGGCGATGGCGACGCCGATGAACAAGGACATCCTGACGAACCAGGGCCTGATCACACCGGAGATCGAGGACGCCACGCCCGGCGATCTCGTGCTCATCGTCGTGACGGACGGCGATGAGGCCGGGGCCGACGCCGCCCTCGACGGGCTCATCGCCCTGCTCGACCGCAAGCCTTCCGGCGACACGGCCGAGGTCGCCTACCGGACGATCGCGTCCGCGGCTGCAGGGCTTCCCGATGCGAACATCGCGGTCATCTCGGTCAACGGCGAGTATGCCGCGCACGAGGCGGACAAGGCGCTGGATGCGGGTCTGAACGTCATGCTCTTCTCGGACAACGTCTCCGTCGCCGACGAGATCGCGCTCAAGCGCAAAGCGCACGGCGCGGGCCTGCTCGTCATGGGGCCCGACTGCGGGACGGCGATCATCAACGGGGTGTCGCTCTGCTTCGCGAACGAGGTGCGCCGCGGCCGGGTCGGGATCGTGGCGGCATCGGGGACGGGCGCGCAGGAGCTGAGCGTGCGCATCCACGATTTCACGGCCGGCGTCTCGCAGCTGATCGGTACGGGCGGACGCGACCTGTCGGCCGAGGTGGGAGCCATCATGATGCTCGACGGCATCGACGCGCTCGACGCGGATGCGGGCACGGACGTCATCGTCGTGATCTCCAAGCCGCCGGCCACCGAGGTCGCGACGGCCGTCCTGGACCGCCTCGCCGCGTCGGGCAAGCCCGCGGTGGCGTGCTTCCTCGGCGCGGGCGACGAGTTGAAGCGGGCCGGGGAGGAGCGCGGCATCCCGGTGTTCGATCGCACCAAGCCTGCCGCCCTCGCGGCCGTCGCGGCAGCCGGCGTGCGCGAGGAGAGCCTCGATCTGCATCCGCTCAACCTGCCGCTCATCGCCGAGGTGCAGGCGAAGCTGAAGCCCGAGCAGAAGTACATCCGGGGACTGTTCTGCGGCGGGACGCTGTGCGACGAGGCGATGTTCCTCGCCCTGGAGAGATACACCGACGTGTACTCGAACATCCAGAAGGATCCGGCGAGGAAGCTCACGGGCAGCGATGCATCCCGCGCCCACACCTTCCTCGACTTCGGCGAGGACGAGTTCACCAACGGCAAGCCCCACCCGATGATCGACCCGTCGAACCGCATCGAGCGCTTCGCCGTCGAGGCCGCCGATCCCGAGGTCGGCGTCATCGTCATGGACTTCGTGCTCGGCTACGGCGCGAATCCCGACCCGGTCGGTGTCATGCTGCCGGCCATCGTCGAGGGCAAGCGCGCGGCCGAGGCGCAGGGGCGCCATCTCGAGGTGCTGGCTTACGTGCTCGGCACGCCGGAGGACGCGCAGGACTTCGACGAGCAGGTGCGCAAGCTCACCGAGGCCGGGGTCACGTGGGCATCGTCATCCACCAACACGGGCCTTCTCGCCCGCGAGTTCGTCAGCAAGGGAGAGAACGCATGA
- a CDS encoding DUF2877 domain-containing protein, whose protein sequence is MRPSPRKPAGASARDGGASAGHLGTPRLAARPAARQVRALSADAELLALERSALGGRIHSVFASVINVSAPEGELWCLTARGIACGPRTVRIDLASFDGLALEPAMAVTVSDAIRLGDVLTVPLDGARSWAPPTIDGSVDSRRVQELEAALAEAGVPGGAQAGDDAFSRAVSERIRDGLEDIANGIRCADEDAITRAAGRLVGLGGGLTPAGDDVLTGLAYASAQLGGPLSLVPAAIRRAAASGATHAISLTAMREACRGRAVEPLGDLLAALCTTGPADGSRSGASVPELTVALTGIGHTSGTDQAHGLLAAVRLTEEMRGM, encoded by the coding sequence ATGCGCCCTTCCCCCCGAAAGCCGGCAGGCGCGTCGGCGCGCGACGGCGGCGCATCGGCGGGCCACCTCGGCACACCCCGGCTCGCGGCCCGGCCGGCGGCGCGGCAGGTGCGGGCACTGTCCGCGGATGCGGAGCTGCTCGCACTCGAGCGGTCAGCGCTGGGGGGCCGCATCCACTCCGTGTTCGCCTCGGTCATCAACGTCTCCGCCCCCGAGGGCGAGCTCTGGTGTCTGACAGCGCGCGGCATCGCCTGCGGGCCGAGGACCGTGCGCATCGACCTCGCATCGTTCGATGGCCTCGCCCTGGAACCGGCCATGGCGGTCACCGTGTCGGATGCGATTCGCCTGGGCGACGTTCTCACCGTGCCGCTGGACGGTGCACGATCCTGGGCTCCGCCGACCATCGACGGATCCGTCGACAGCCGACGCGTGCAGGAGCTCGAGGCGGCACTGGCGGAGGCGGGCGTCCCGGGGGGTGCGCAGGCAGGAGACGATGCGTTCTCGCGTGCCGTGTCCGAACGCATCCGGGACGGTCTCGAGGACATCGCCAACGGCATCCGGTGCGCGGACGAGGATGCCATCACCCGGGCGGCGGGGCGTCTGGTCGGGCTCGGCGGCGGCCTGACCCCGGCCGGCGACGACGTGCTGACCGGCCTCGCCTACGCGTCAGCGCAGCTGGGCGGCCCGCTCTCCCTCGTCCCGGCGGCGATCCGCCGCGCGGCGGCATCCGGTGCAACCCATGCGATCTCGCTCACGGCGATGCGCGAAGCGTGCCGCGGCCGCGCCGTCGAGCCCCTCGGCGATCTGCTCGCCGCGCTGTGCACGACCGGCCCAGCTGACGGCAGCAGGTCCGGAGCATCCGTTCCCGAACTCACGGTCGCCCTCACCGGGATCGGCCACACCTCCGGCACGGACCAGGCCCACGGGCTCCTGGCGGCCGTGCGCCTGACCGAAGAAATGCGAGGAATGTGA